The genomic window TCGATGGATGGCTTCACGCCCACACCGGGCGCAACGGTATCCATATGGACTGTAAAGTAGATCGGTTCAGCCTTGGTGTTGTCTCCTTTGAGCCTGACGAGTATATTGCCCGCACCATACCCGGTTTTCTCCTGAGTATCATCTTCTTGGGCTTCGATACCCATATCTTTGAATTTTTTAAGAAGATAGTCGGCCATCTCCCTTTCATGGCCTGTTTCGGAATCAATCTGGACCATTTCCATAAATTGATCGACGAGTCTGTCCTTGTTCATAAATAGCTTCCTCCAATAGTTGAGTTGATTGTACAGTAGACGTGTATTATAATTAAAAGAGCAAATTTATAAGGATGGTTTTATGAACAACAAAAAAGTTCAGAAAGCAGTAATCTGGTTCATGATAATTCTCATTGTCATCTCCGGCCTGCTTTTCGGCGTCAGCATGCTGACAACAGTGTAACCAAATTAAAGAGGTCCCGCGGGACCTCTTTTTTTCGTTCATCAGATTTCTTTGCCGTGTTCTTCGAACCATGCCTGCAGGTTGGTAATGACACTCATCGTTTCATGCCCTTCAATTTCGTGCCTCTCGATCATATCCACAATTTTGCCATCCTTGAAGAGGGCAAATGATGGAGAGGACGGGAGGTATTCAGGCGCCTTTTCCCTGACATGTTCAGTCGCTTCCTTGTCCTGACCGGCAAATACAGTGAGCAGCTGGTCCGGCAGTTTATCGTAATTAAGGGCGTGTTTGGCAGCCGGACGAGCGATGCCACCGGCACAGCCGCATACTGAGTTGACCATTACGAGTGCCGTGCCTTCTTTTGAAAGGTGCTGGTCCACCTCTTCAGGTGTAGTCAGTTCCGTATAGCCAGATTCCTTCATTTCGCTTCTTGCCTGGCTCACGACATCATTCATATACATATTGAAATCCATATTCATTATAAAAACTCCTTTTGAAACAGCCCCATGGAGAGGATGCGATTTCAGTTCCTTGTATTCAATTCTATAGCGGATGAGAGGTTTTGTAAAGTCTAGTAGATCGAAGTCGTTTCGACGGAATACGCTTCAATCCTCTCTTTGACGGCTTTCAGGAACTGGCCTGCCACCAGACCGTCCAGAATGCGGTGGTCGATGGACAGGCAGAGGTTGACCATATGCCTGACGGCAATCATATCATCAATGATGACCGGCTTCTTGACGATCGATTCAACCTGCAGGATGGCAGCCTGGGGATGGTTGATGATTCCCATGGACTGTACGGAACCGAAGGCACCGGTATTGTTCACTGTGAAGGTTCCCCCTGCCATGTGCTCCTGTGTGAGTTTATGGCTGCGCCCGAGCGCTGCAAGTTCCCCCACCTGCTTGGCGATTCCCTTGATGGAGAGGTCGTCGGCATTCCGTATGACCGGCACATAGAGTTTATCATCGCCGGCTACGGCGATGGAGATGTTGATGTCCTTGTTGAGGACGATCTTATCTCCCTGCCACGAGCTGTTCAGCATCGGATATTCCTTCAATGTTTCGGCGACAGCCTTGACGAAGAAGCTGAAGAACGTGAGATTGAATCCCTCCCGCTCCTTGAAGGCGGATTTATGGCTGTTGCGGACATTCACCAGGTTGGTGGCATCCACCTCCATCATCAGCCATGCATGGGGGATCTCCTGGCTGGACTGCACCATCTTGTTGGCGACAGCCTTCCTGACACCGGTCACCGGTATTTCGTCCCCCGCCATTATATTCCCGGAAGCTGGCGCAGGGTCTGCCTGCTGATCAGTGGAAGGCGCTGCCTTCGTCTCTGTTCCGGCGGTCACGGGACCTGCTTCAATCGTCTTCAGAACATCCTTCTTCGTAATACGTCCTTCAAACCCTGTACCTTCAATCGTATTGAGGTCGAGGTCATGCTCCTCGGCCAATCGCATCACTACAGGGGAAATTCTTGTTTTGGCCTTCTTCTGGGCACCCTTTTCCACTTTGCTTGTGGAGGATGGTGCGTCCTCCTGATTTTCATCGGATGACGGGGCCGCCTCTTCAGGCGCCGTGACGCTACCTTCATCCTCGTCAGCTTTTCCGGCCTCACCAGCACCATCCGTCTCCATCAGGCATACCGGGGTACCGACTTCAACGGTATCCCCTTCCGCCACAAGGAGTTCCTTGATCGTGCCCTCGAATACGGAAGGCACTTCCGCGGTCACCTTGTCGGTGATGACTTCACACAGGGGATCATATTCCTCGACCGTATCCCCGGGCTGGACCAGCCATTTTTCAATGGTCCCTTCTGTAACACTTTCGCCGAGCTTCGGCATCAGCACTTCTTCCATAGGTTTCGTCCTCCTTAATGCTCCGCGAGCTCTTTCATTTTGGCTTCTATCTTATCAGGGTTGATCATGAAGAAATCTTCCATTGGTGGCGCATAAGGCATGGTAGGAACATCCGGCCCTGCGAGCCTCATTATAGGTGCATCGAGGTCATACAGGCAGTTTTCTGCGATGATCGCAGCCACTTCACTGATGATGCTTCCCTCAAGGTTATCCTCGGTAACGAGCAGAACCTTTCCTGTCTTGGAAGCTGCCTCGATGATGCCTTCCTTATCGAGTGGATAGACAGTTCTAAGGTCGAGCACTTCTGCTTCATATCCATCCTTCGACAGGCGCTCTGCTGCCTGCAGGGCATAGTTGACACAGAGGCCATATGTAATGACCGTGATGTCGTCCCCTTCCCTTTTGACGTCCGCTTTGCCGATCGGCACGGTATAGTCGCCTTCAGGCACCTCTTCCTTGAGAAGACGGTAGGCTTTCTTGTGTTCGAAGAACAGCACCGGGTCGTTGTCCCTGATTGCCGAAATCAGGAGCCCCTTCGCATCGGATGGCGTGGATGGAATCACGACCTTCAGTCCAGGAGTTGAAGCGAAGATGGCCTCAACGGACTGGGAATGGTAGAGTGCACCGTGGATACCGCCGCCGAAAGGTGCACGGATGACCATTGGACAGTTCCAGTCGTTATTGGAACGGTATCTGATCTTCGCCGCCTCACTCAGTATCTGATTCGTTGCGGGCAGTATATAGTCTGCAAACTGAATTTCCGCCACAGGTCTTTTCCCCATCATTGCAGCACCGATGCTGGTGCCGACGATATTCGATTCAGCGAGTGGTGTATCCAGGCAGCGCATCGCACCGTATTTTTCCTGGAGACCGGCAGTGACCTTGAAGACGCCGCCTTTCTTGCCGACGTCCTCACCGAGGACGAACACACTTTCATCCTGGCCCATTTCGTAGTCGAGCGCCTGATGTATTGCCTGCAAATAAGAAATTTTAGCCATGGTGAACCTCCTCATAAACATGCGTCAAGGCTTCTTCAGGTTTCGGGTAAGGTGCTTTTTCAGCAGCTTTTGTCGCATCGGTGACGATTGCCTTCGCCTCTTTTTCCAAGGCTTCGAACCATGCCTCATCTGCAACGCCGTGCTCAAGGATGTATGACCTGAATTTGACCAGGCAATCCGATTCCTTCATGGTCTCGCGCTCTTCCTTCTCCCGATAGCTGTCATCATCGTCGGAGGAATGGGCAGTCAATCGTGTGGACATCGCTTCGATGAGGGTGGCGCCTTCTCCATTGACAGCACGCTCCCTGGCTTCTTTGACAGCCTTGTATACGGCAATCGGATCATTGCCGTCAATATGCTCTCCATGCATGCCGTATCCAAGTGCACGATCTGACAGTTTTTCAGCGCCATACTGGAGTTCACGGGGCACGCTGATTGCATAATCATTATTTTCGATGATGCAGATGAAGGGCAGGTCATGTACACCGGCAAAATTCAGGCCTTCATGGAAATCCCCCTGGTTCGAAGAACCTTCCCCGAGTGTAGTCAGAGCCACCCGCTTCTCATCGTCCATCTTGAATTTGAAACTTGCACCGACTGCGTGCAGGAGTTGCGTTGTTACACTCGAGCCTTGTGTCATGATGTTGCAGGATTTTTTACTGAAGTGCGAAGGCATCTGCTTTCCACCACTGGAGATGTCGCCCTTCTTGGCAAAAGCGGACAACATCGTTTCCTCTGCGGTCATCCCAAAATGCGTAACGAGCGCAAGGTCCCTGTAGTATGGGCTGATGATGTCCACTTCCCGATCAAGCGCATATCCCGCGCCCACCTGTGTCGCCTCCTGACCTTGGCATGAAATGACGAACGGAAGTTTACCCGCACGGTTGAGCAGCCACATCCTCTCGTCAATTTTTCTGGCAAGGTGCATCGTACGATACATTTCTTTCAGATCCTCTGATTCGAGGCCCGCTTCTTTATAATCCAACAATGTAGTGTCCTCCTTATACATGGATACCAATTCCTTCCGCATCAAGGCCGAGCTCCATCAGCACTTCCCCTATGGAAGGGTGGGCATGGGTGGCGCTGCCGACTTCAAGTGCCGATGCATCGAGAAATTTGGCCAGAGCCGCTTCGTTGATCAATTCGGTGGCTCCGGGGCCTATAAGGGATAGGCCGAGTATATCCTTTGCTTCCGGTTCTACGAGCATTTTACCAAATCCTTTTCCGCCATGGGCAATCACCGCTTTTCCCACCGCTGCAAACGGCACCTTATGTACGGAATATTCCATACCTGCCTCTTTGAGCTCCTTCTCCGTCCTTCCGATTGAAGCGACTTCAGGATGAGTATATATGCATCGTGGAACAGTAGTATAGTCAAGCGTGTATGGGCGTTTCTCGGCCATATGTTCGACTGCAATGACTGCTTCCTTGGTGGCCACATGGGCAAGCTGCAGATTGCCGATGGCATCCCCTACAGCATAGATGTTCGCATCCTTCGTCTGATAGTATTCATTGGTGGAGATGTAACCGCCATCAAGCTGTATCTTCGTATTGCCAAGACCGAGGTCTTCAGTGTTCGGAGCCCGGCCGATGGCGACCAGTGCCTTGTCGAAGGTATCTTCCCCTTCATCGAAATGGAGCGTGATGGCATCTTCTCCTTTGC from Salinicoccus sp. RF5 includes these protein-coding regions:
- a CDS encoding dihydrolipoamide acetyltransferase family protein; amino-acid sequence: MEEVLMPKLGESVTEGTIEKWLVQPGDTVEEYDPLCEVITDKVTAEVPSVFEGTIKELLVAEGDTVEVGTPVCLMETDGAGEAGKADEDEGSVTAPEEAAPSSDENQEDAPSSTSKVEKGAQKKAKTRISPVVMRLAEEHDLDLNTIEGTGFEGRITKKDVLKTIEAGPVTAGTETKAAPSTDQQADPAPASGNIMAGDEIPVTGVRKAVANKMVQSSQEIPHAWLMMEVDATNLVNVRNSHKSAFKEREGFNLTFFSFFVKAVAETLKEYPMLNSSWQGDKIVLNKDINISIAVAGDDKLYVPVIRNADDLSIKGIAKQVGELAALGRSHKLTQEHMAGGTFTVNNTGAFGSVQSMGIINHPQAAILQVESIVKKPVIIDDMIAVRHMVNLCLSIDHRILDGLVAGQFLKAVKERIEAYSVETTSIY
- the prli42 gene encoding stressosome-associated protein Prli42 — encoded protein: MNNKKVQKAVIWFMIILIVISGLLFGVSMLTTV
- a CDS encoding BrxA/BrxB family bacilliredoxin is translated as MNMDFNMYMNDVVSQARSEMKESGYTELTTPEEVDQHLSKEGTALVMVNSVCGCAGGIARPAAKHALNYDKLPDQLLTVFAGQDKEATEHVREKAPEYLPSSPSFALFKDGKIVDMIERHEIEGHETMSVITNLQAWFEEHGKEI
- a CDS encoding thiamine pyrophosphate-dependent dehydrogenase E1 component subunit alpha, with amino-acid sequence MLDYKEAGLESEDLKEMYRTMHLARKIDERMWLLNRAGKLPFVISCQGQEATQVGAGYALDREVDIISPYYRDLALVTHFGMTAEETMLSAFAKKGDISSGGKQMPSHFSKKSCNIMTQGSSVTTQLLHAVGASFKFKMDDEKRVALTTLGEGSSNQGDFHEGLNFAGVHDLPFICIIENNDYAISVPRELQYGAEKLSDRALGYGMHGEHIDGNDPIAVYKAVKEARERAVNGEGATLIEAMSTRLTAHSSDDDDSYREKEERETMKESDCLVKFRSYILEHGVADEAWFEALEKEAKAIVTDATKAAEKAPYPKPEEALTHVYEEVHHG
- a CDS encoding alpha-ketoacid dehydrogenase subunit beta → MAKISYLQAIHQALDYEMGQDESVFVLGEDVGKKGGVFKVTAGLQEKYGAMRCLDTPLAESNIVGTSIGAAMMGKRPVAEIQFADYILPATNQILSEAAKIRYRSNNDWNCPMVIRAPFGGGIHGALYHSQSVEAIFASTPGLKVVIPSTPSDAKGLLISAIRDNDPVLFFEHKKAYRLLKEEVPEGDYTVPIGKADVKREGDDITVITYGLCVNYALQAAERLSKDGYEAEVLDLRTVYPLDKEGIIEAASKTGKVLLVTEDNLEGSIISEVAAIIAENCLYDLDAPIMRLAGPDVPTMPYAPPMEDFFMINPDKIEAKMKELAEH